The following DNA comes from Gammaproteobacteria bacterium.
TGACCAGCGGGCGCGACGTGCCGGCGGAGGTTGTGCGACGCCTGCGGCGTGCCGGATTCAGTACGGAAGTAAGCGGGGACGGCGTGCGGAAAGGAAAGGGGGAGGGAATTGAGATGGCCCGGAGGGGGGGGGGGGAAACGGGGGGGCACACCCAGGCGGGGGGAGGAGGAGGGCCGCGCCCCGCCCCCCCCGAAGCCCTTCGGGGGGGGGCCCGGCGTGCGATCCGGGTCCGATCTCCGCATTAGCACGAAAGTAATATTGGGGACAGATTTATTTTTCCATTTCTCGAGTATGGGCAGATTTTCAAATCTGTCCCCGAGCATGGAATAAATAAATCTGTCCCCGAATTGAACAGGAATGATGTGAATAATAAATCTGTCCCCAACGTCATTGAATTGGCTGGTGTGGAAAATAAATCTGTCCCGGATTTCGGGCGGGGGGCCCCGCCCGCGCCCGCGCCGCCGCCGGGGGCGGGGGGGGGGGGCGCGGCTGCCAGATGTCGGGGGGGTGGCGATCGACGGGGAAGCGGATCTTGATGGCGCCGCGCGTTCGGCGGAGGGCGCACGCGGGGTGTAATGCCTGGCGTCTGGCGGCGGCACGCGGGTGTGCTCGCCGAGGCCGAGTTCGCGGGGCTGTATTTCCTGCTCTGGCAGGTCGCGCGCCACGGTACGGGGTTCGCGGCGCGCCGACGAAAGAGCGACCCGCGTCCCGACGCCGCGGCGTGTCTCGCCCTGCTGGCACGGCCGGCGGGGGAGGGGCTGCGCGAGGACCTGCTCGCGGTGTTCGAGCGCTACCAGTTCCGCGGCGTCATCGCCAATGTGCCGGCCGCGCTGGCGCAATGGCTGCGCGGCGCCTGGCCGCTGATGCTGCGCTTCGACATCCCGCCGCCGCAGGAGGTGCTGCGCCTGCAGGCCGCCGGGATCCGGCCGGTGACGGCGCTGACTGCGCCGGCGCGCCTCTGCGGGCCGGTGCTGCACAAGCCGGACGCCTTCGCCTTCTTCATCCACGACCTCGAACACGCGTGGAAGTTCTTCTTCTCGCCGGAGCTGCACGCCGGCCAGCGCGCCTTCTTCGCGCGGCTGGCGGCGGCCTGCGGGGACGGTGTGTTCGCGCCCTGTCTTGCCGAGGCGGAATTCACGGCCCGTTTCCAGTACCTGATGAGCGACATGAACACGCACCCCGAGCACAGCCGCCAGTACCTGCGCGCGATCCTGGTCGAGTGGCACCTGCGCCGCGAGGGCAAGACGCCGGCGGAGGCGCTGAGCGCGGCGGCGGAGCGGGCGGTCGACGAGGTCATGCGCACGCTGCCGCGGGAGACTGCGTCCGCCTAGGCCGCATGGGCGCCGGCGCGGCCCCGCGCGCGGCGATCTGGTACAATACGCCCTCGCATCTCCCGCGGCCGTACCGGACCGCAGGCCACGGACGGTCCGCTGACAGGAACCCTCATGACTGAAGAATCACCCACGCGTTTTTCCGACCTTGCGCTCGCCGCCCCGATCCTGCAGGCCGTCGCCGAGGTTGGCTACGAGTCACCCTCGCCGATCCAGGCGCAGACCATCCCGCCGTTGCTGGAAGGACGCGACCTGCTCGGCGTTGCGCAGACCGGCACCGGCAAGACCGCCGCCTTCGCCCTGCCGCTGCTGAGCCGGCTCGATCTCACGCTGCGCCAGCCGCAGATCCTTGTGCTGGCGCCGACGCGCGAACTGGCGATCCAGGTGGCGGAGGCGATGCAGACCTACGCGCGCCACCTGCCGGGGTTCCATATCGTCCCGATCTACGGCGGCCAGAGCATGGAGCCGCAGCTGCGCCAGTTGAAGCGCGGCGTCCACGTCGTGGTCGGCACGCCGGGACGCATCCAGGACCATCTGCGCCGCGGCACGCTCCCGCTCGACCGCATCAAGGCGGTGGTGCTGGACGAGGCCGACGAGATGCTGCGCATGGGCTTCATCGACGATGTCGAGGACATCCTGCGGCACGCCCCGGCGGGACGCCAGGTCGCGCTGTTCTCCGCCACCATGCCGGAGCCGATCCGCAGGATCGCGCAGACGCACCTGAAAGACCCGGTCGAGGTGCGCGTCAAGTCGAAGACGACCACCGTCACCACCATCCGGCAGCGCTACTGGCAGGTGAGCGGCACGCACAAGCTCGACGCGCTGACGCGCATCCTCGAGGTCGAGGACTTCAACGCGCTGCTGATCTTCGTGCGCACCAAGGTTGCGACGGAGGAACTGGCGGAGAAGCTGGAGGCGCGCGGCTACGCCTGCGGCGCGCTCAACGGCGACATGAACCAGTCGCTGCGCGAAAAGACCGTCGAGCGGCTGAAGAGCGGCGCGCTCGACATCGTGGTGGCGACCGACGTCGCCGCGCGCGGACTGGACGTCGAGCGCATCAGCCATGTGATCAACTACGACATCCCGTACGACACCGAGGCCTACGTGCACCGCATCGGGCGCACCGGTCGCGCCGGGCGCAAGGGCGAGGCGATACTGTTCGTCGCGCCGCGCGAGCGGCGCATGCTGGCCGCGATCGAGCGCGCCACCCGGCAGCCGATCGCGCCGATGCAGCTGCCGACCCGCGCCGACATCGCCGGACGGCGCATCGAACAGTTCAAGCAGTCGATCACCGAAACGATCGAGGGACAGGAGCTGGGTTTCTTCGAGGAGCTGATCGAGGCCTACCAGGGCGAGCACAACACCGGACTCTCCGAGATCGCCGCCGCGCTGGCGTTCCTGGCGCAGCGCGAACGCCCCCTGCTGGACGAGCTGCCGGGAGAGCCGGTGGCGAAGACCGCGCCGCCGCCCAGGCCGCAGCCGGTCGCACCGGCGCAGGGCAAGCCCGGGCCGCGCACACCGCCGCGCGCCGCGGCGAAGGTGCAGGAACCCGGTCCGTCCGAGCCGCGGGCGCCGCGCGAGGGCCGGCGCGCCGAGCCGCCGCGGACTCCGCGCGCGCCCGAGCCGCCGGCCGGCACCGCGCCGCGCGGGCGCGCTGCCGAGACCCCCGCGCGTGCGCGGCTCGACGATCCGACCGTGCGCGCCGCGCGGCCGGAACGCGCGCGCCCCCGCGCCGGGGACAGCGCGGAATCCGGCACGGTGCGCTACCGCATCGAGGTCGGCCGCGCGCACGGCGCGGAGGCCAAGCACATCGTCGGCGCCATCGCCAACGAGGCCGGCCTCGACAGCCGTTACATCGCGCATCTGAAGATCAACGAGGACTTCAGCACCGTGGACCTGCCCGAGGGCATGCCGAAGGACATCTTCAAGCATCTGCGCAAGGTGTGGGTGTGCGGGCGCCAGCTCCAGCTCACCATGCTCGGCGCCGAGGGGCCCGCCCAGGCGGAGGAGAAGCCGCGCGGCAAGCTGCATCTGAAACCGTCCGCGCCGCGCGACGCGAAACCCGCCAGGCCTTCCCGCAAGACCTTCAAGCCGAAACCGGGCAAATAGGGCGGGCGTCATGCCGCCCGCCGGTCGCGGGGCGGCGCCGCCTCAGCCGGCCCGGATGAAGTTGCCGGCCCAGGGCGGGACGGTCTTCCACATCACGTGCAGGCCGGCGGAAAACCCGCCGAGCTTGAAACCGTATCTGGCGGCCAGGACGGCCAGGCTCTGTTTGGAGAACAGGCTGATGTGGCCGTTGCGCGGCGAGGCATACCACCAGGTGATGCGCTGCCGCGGCGCGATGAATCCGTCGGACAGCAGGGTGCTGACGATCAGCACGCCATCCTCCGCCAGCAGGTTCGTGATGTCGGCCATGAGCCGGTTCACGTCCGCGACATGTTCGAAGATCTCGTAGGCGGTGATGAGGTTGAACCTGCCCGCTGTATCGAGCATGCTGTCGGGATTGGCATAGGGGTCGTACGCGGTGGAGTGCCAGCCCGCCTGCCGCAGCAGCGCGCTCAGTGCCCCGCTGCCGCTGCCGTAATCCAGGTGACGAATGGATGCGGCGGCGGCGCTGAACGTGCTGATCAGGCCGGTGGCGTTGCTGGAGGGGCGTTTCTCGACGTAGTCGGGATCCACCCGGATGTATTCCTCGTTGTAGATCCGCTCGCGGAAATCCTCGGGGCGCCAGTGCAGGAATTCCGGGGCGTAGCAATAGCCGCATCTGCCGCAGAGATAGTAATAGATCGAAATGCCGCTGAGCGGGAGGTGCGTCCCCCACGACTCGGCGCAGGACTTGTTGAAATCGACGACGTCGAGCGGCGCGCAGTGCGATCCGCAGACCGGGCAGGGCAGGGCGTTCATGGGTGTCGTTGGTGGTGTGATTTCGCGTCGCGGTTACGTTGCCTATCGGGGCCGGGGATGGGGACAGATTTAAAATCTGTCCCCTATATGATCACTAAGATCACTTCACGCCGCCTTATCCTGCTCCATCGCCGGTTTGTACTGGCCGCGGCTGGCGGCGCCGTTGCACCTGGCGCGATGCAGGAACAGCCGGCGCGCGGCCTCGACGTTCGCGGCCTTGCCGGCCCATTTGTCCATCGCCGGGTTCTGCAGCGCGCGCGCGTAGGAGAAGGTGACGCGCCACGGCAGGCGCAGGTCGCGGCCGAGGACATTCATCGCGTTCAGGTTCTGCGTCGCCTGCTCGTCGCCCTGGCCGCCGGACAGGAAGGCGATGCCGGGCACCGCGGCCGGCACCGTGCTGCGCAGGCAGCGCAGCGTCCACTCGGCGACCTGCTCGGGACTGGACTGCTGCGGGCACTTCTTGCCGGCGATCACCATGCTGGGCTTCAGGATCATCCCCTCGAACAGCACGCCCTGGCGGTAGAGCTCGTCGAACACGATGCGCTGTGTCTCCAGCGTGACCTCGTAGCTGCGCTCGAGGGTGTGGTCGCCGTCGATCAGCACCTCCGGTTCGACGATCGGCACCATCGAGGCCTCCTGGCACAGGGCCGCGTAGCGCGCCAGCGCATGCGCGTTGGCCTCGATGCAGGCGCGGCTCGGGATGCCGCCGCCGATGGTGATGACCGCGCGCCACTTGCAGAAGCGCGCCGAGGGAGTAGTACTCGGCGAGGCGTTCGCGCAGGCCGT
Coding sequences within:
- a CDS encoding DEAD/DEAH box helicase; protein product: MTEESPTRFSDLALAAPILQAVAEVGYESPSPIQAQTIPPLLEGRDLLGVAQTGTGKTAAFALPLLSRLDLTLRQPQILVLAPTRELAIQVAEAMQTYARHLPGFHIVPIYGGQSMEPQLRQLKRGVHVVVGTPGRIQDHLRRGTLPLDRIKAVVLDEADEMLRMGFIDDVEDILRHAPAGRQVALFSATMPEPIRRIAQTHLKDPVEVRVKSKTTTVTTIRQRYWQVSGTHKLDALTRILEVEDFNALLIFVRTKVATEELAEKLEARGYACGALNGDMNQSLREKTVERLKSGALDIVVATDVAARGLDVERISHVINYDIPYDTEAYVHRIGRTGRAGRKGEAILFVAPRERRMLAAIERATRQPIAPMQLPTRADIAGRRIEQFKQSITETIEGQELGFFEELIEAYQGEHNTGLSEIAAALAFLAQRERPLLDELPGEPVAKTAPPPRPQPVAPAQGKPGPRTPPRAAAKVQEPGPSEPRAPREGRRAEPPRTPRAPEPPAGTAPRGRAAETPARARLDDPTVRAARPERARPRAGDSAESGTVRYRIEVGRAHGAEAKHIVGAIANEAGLDSRYIAHLKINEDFSTVDLPEGMPKDIFKHLRKVWVCGRQLQLTMLGAEGPAQAEEKPRGKLHLKPSAPRDAKPARPSRKTFKPKPGK
- a CDS encoding class I SAM-dependent methyltransferase, which translates into the protein MNALPCPVCGSHCAPLDVVDFNKSCAESWGTHLPLSGISIYYYLCGRCGYCYAPEFLHWRPEDFRERIYNEEYIRVDPDYVEKRPSSNATGLISTFSAAAASIRHLDYGSGSGALSALLRQAGWHSTAYDPYANPDSMLDTAGRFNLITAYEIFEHVADVNRLMADITNLLAEDGVLIVSTLLSDGFIAPRQRITWWYASPRNGHISLFSKQSLAVLAARYGFKLGGFSAGLHVMWKTVPPWAGNFIRAG